In a genomic window of Lathamus discolor isolate bLatDis1 chromosome 4, bLatDis1.hap1, whole genome shotgun sequence:
- the CPOX gene encoding oxygen-dependent coproporphyrinogen-III oxidase, mitochondrial, which yields MAAAVRVFRGAAAAFTAVAGSRALGSLSPGQAAGRAGRESRRAVLAAAGALGGVGLWLWRRQAVMAASEEDEEEKMLRQRFMAPPVSGLRELRRRRRELRSRMELLIMETQAEVCRALAALDPGAAFAVDTWERKEGGGGISCVLQDGEVFEKAGVNVSVVFGHLSEDAARQMRSRGKSLKAKDGKLPFCAMGVSSVIHPKNPHVPTMHFNYRYFEIEEADGTKQWWFGGGTDLTPTYLNEEDAVHFHKTLKEACDKHDLKLYPKYKKWCDDYFFIKHRGERRGIGGIFFDDVDSPSKEEVFQFVKSCAKAVVPCYIPIVKRHCHDSFTPEEKLWQQLRRGRYVEFNLVYDRGTKFGLLTPGSRIESILMSLPLTARWEYMHSPPESSKEAEILEVLRNPKDWVH from the exons ATGGCGGCAGCCGTACGGGTGTTCCGCGGGGCTGCGGCTGCTTTCACCGCCGTGGCAGGGAGCCGAGCGCTGGGCTCCCTGTCCCCGGGGCAGGCGGCAGGCCGAGCGGGTCGGGAGAGCCGGCGAGCCGTgctggcggcggcgggggcgctGGGAGGGGTGGGGCTGTGGTTGTGGCGGCGTCAGGCCGTGATGGCGGCGTCCGAGGAGGACGAGGAGGAGAAGATGCTGCGGCAGCGCTTCATGGCGCCGCCGGTGAGCGGGCTGCGGGAGCTGcgacggcggcggcgggagctgCGGAGCCGAATGGAGCTGCTCATCATGGAGACGCAAGCGGAGGTGTGTCGAGCTCTCGCCGCGCTGGACCCCGGCGCCGCCTTCGCCGTCGACAcctgggagaggaaggaag GCGGCGGCGGCATAAGCTGCGTGCTGCAGGACGGCGAAGTGTTCGAGAAGGCCGGTGTGAACGTGTCTGTCGTGTTCGGGCACCTGTCGGAGGACGCAGCGCGGCAGATGCGGAGCAGGGGGAAGTCTCTGAAGGCCAAAGACG GGAAACTGCCTTTCTGCGCCATGGGTGTGAGCTCTGTTATCCATCCTAAGAACCCTCATGTTCCAACCATGCACTTCAACTACAGATACTTTGAAATTGAAGAAGCAGATG GAACTAAACAGTGGTGGTTTGGTGGTGGGACTGATCTCACTCCAACTTACTTGAATGAAGAGGATGCTGTTCATTTTCACAAGACACTGAAAGAAGCCTGTGACAAGCATGATCTGAAGCTGTATCCCAAGTACAAGAAATG gTGTGATGACTACTTCTTTATCAAGCACCGTGGTGAACGAAGAGGGATTGGAGGCATATTCTTTGATGACGTAGACTCTCCCTCCAAGGAGGAAGTATTCCAGTTTGTGAAGAGTTGTGCCAAAGCTGTTGTGCCTTGTTACATTCCCATTGTGAAAAGGCACTGTCATGACTCCTTCACACCAGAGGAAAAACTATGGCAGCAGCTTCGGAGAGGACG GTATGTGGAGTTCAACTTGGTTTATGACAGAGGTACAAAGTTTGGCCTCCTGACACCAGGATCAAGAATCGAAAGCATTCTTATGTCTCTGCCACTGACTGCAAG GTGGGAATACATGCACAGCCCGCCAGAGAGCTCgaaagaagcagaaatcctGGAAGTTCTGCGCAATCCCAAAGATTGGGTGCACTGA